The Alnus glutinosa chromosome 1, dhAlnGlut1.1, whole genome shotgun sequence region taattggagCTACCTTAACTgcgtaaacaaaataataaaaaatagtatttttgaGTGTGGTAAATCATTACCCGTCCTAAAATACCATTTTGATAGGACCAACGACACTTGCGTGAAGACCGAAGCCAATCACAACGAAggggaaaagaaacaaaaaaactgATCGAAACGATGTCGGAGTCTCACCAGAGCATGACTGCGGAGGCGACAGATAGCCTAACGAATCCCCAGATATTCTGAAATGCCTTCCACGAGAACCCAGACCAAGCGCGACCACAACTCCCTCTGAAGATGTACACCAGCTGTGCCACCACTATGAACCACCACGATAAGTTGAGCACCACCGCCGCACCCACCAGACCCCACCCGAGCTTCAACATCAACAGCCAGCTGAAGAAAGTGTGCAGAACCAGAGCCACGGCCCCAATCGCAGCCATCACCATGATCTTGCTCTGCGACTGCAGGAACTTGGCGATCGGGAAGTTCATGGCGTAAGCGAAAAGCTGCGGAATCATCCAAATGGCGAAGACTCCCGCAGCTTCCGATATGGCCTCGGTCTGGCCGATAAGTTTCAACAATGGCTCGGCGAAGATGTATAATGGGCTTATAATCAGAGCCGTGGTCAACAGGATCACCCAAGACCTTTGCATGTAGATTCCAAGCATGTCAATCTGCCCCGCTCCGTACGCTTGCCCGCACAGCGTCTCCAGCGCGCTCCCCATTCCAAGCTGATTGAATTAATTCAATATGAtcataaattatcaattatctcaaaattCTGAGCGGATGGACAATAATAATTTCAATCACTTGAGCATTATTAATTCTACCACATATAGCACGAATATGTGTGTACCATTAGGCCGAAGGAAAAGCCGGCGATCACGGAGTTTTCGATGGAGACGGCGGCGAGGGCAAGAGTACCAACGTGGCCGGCGAAGACTTGGGTAATGGCGCCGAGGGAGTATTTGCATATGGAGTTGAAGATGGCCGGACCGGCGAGGTACCATAGCTTTTTTGATTCAATGAGGAACTGTGTGAAGAAATCGCTAGGCCCCTTGATAGGAGGGATGTCAGCAGCACCGGCGATAAAGGTGGCAGCGGATGAAGTGTTTGTTGCTACAGGGGCGGACTGTAGCTGGTCTTGGTCTTGGCTTTGGTCCCCTCTGGAGGAGAGAAGTGGCTGCTGACCATCCTCcataaagaagagagagagagagagagagagatcggccTTCTGTTTCAGTACGTAAGCGGCCTTGCGATGTTACTTAAATAGTTAAATCACAAACACTGAACTACTGAAGAGTGAAGACAATGTTAGATTTTATAAATGtgtatttcaattttcaaaccaTTTAcgaaaggattttttttttttcttttttttaattgttgttttttaatggagtcttttttttttttttttgaacaaatagcatgtgctattatatatatttgaagaaaGCCCCAGGGCAAGGATcaatacagataaaagaggtaCAAAACCTCTACACCCTAAGTCAGAAAATCTGACTTGAACAACAACCTAAACAATACATAAATATTACAAAGACAACAATGAGCCACTCTTTATATTTCAGCACAGACAACAAATAATAGAGGGTAGATCTAGCACCTAAGCCAACTAATAATCCGGTAACATTTAAACATCACACAGGCAGATtgtggaaagaaaataaaaaaacatgttggggataaaattaaccccgagGACATGTGGATCCTAATCTTGAAAAATCTCGGCGCTAAATCTCGGAGTAACATCTCAGACATTTGTTACGACCCAGTAGaagaagatcgtctaggtatgaTTACACCTCGGTCCTATTGAACTCAGTAATGATAATAAATATCCCGATATCTCCTAGTCCGATCGGAGCGAATATATCTCGAATATTTACGCATCGGAGGAAGTTTTCATCACAATCCGGTATAAAAAGATTGCCTCGGTATGGTAATACCTTAGACTTTCTACAACCCTGTTACGATGCGATGATATTCCGATATCTCCTAGTccgatcggagcgaacatgtctcggatatcatcaccttgGGGGGTTGGTCAAAGTATACTACAATTGTCTTAGAGTAAGATAAGGCCAGTATCCCGGAAGACCAGGGATAAGCCTCTATCCCATAATCAACGGGATAAGACTGCTAATAACGTGAAATTAAGATTGAAGAGGCAGGAGTGCTATCCAATTTGAACTCTGTCGCCTTATTCAAAttcctgaagataaggttaagaTTCGAAcagactaggactcaaactcctagttcAACTGGGTTTCAAGAATCCCAGTAGAACTGCAActacaagcctataaataagaccactactccaggtatgaaatatatattctcTGAGCTTTTAAGATTACaaatattctccagaaaattgatttgaactgacttaggcatcggagtgggcgtagtcggcaccccagactagttgtttgttattgtgTAGGAATCGAGGTAGTTCTATTAAGGGAGGAGGCGAATCATCAggtgacacgtcaccataccggaaattgtaccaacacaacaaaacaccaacaccataaaacagaaaatcaaaaCGGAACCGGAGCAGAGAAGCGCCACTGCGGGGATCTCATATGCATCAGAAAACCACCGGAAGACCCCCGAACCACTAGAAAATCACCCACCGCACCCTAGAAGACAAGCTGTGACCCACACGCGCCGAACCAGGAAGTGACCTCCCTAACGCGTGTAGGCCACACGCCGAGCTTGGAGAGCCGACAAGGTCGTGGCTGGAAGCTGCTAGATCGGAAGAAGCTGATGACCCCGTGGAGAGGCGTGTGCCTTGAGAAAATCCGTCGGAGTGAGAAGATCTGACCccaaataaaaacccaaaacaaataaaaccagGTCATAAAACTCAGCCGGAGGCACCAGAAAAGTCGCTCCCCAACCCAAAATTGTGAAGTCTTTTGCCAGGGAACAACAACCACGCCCGAATCTAACCCAGGGAAAAATAAAACTCTACAGTCCTAATGGCTAGAAAACATCTAAAACTCCACTTAATCTAACCAAAGAGGAACAAAAAACCTCTCCCTAGAAGGGCAAGGAGGACATCACCATCGGGGGAGGGAGGCGTAGAACCTCCCTCCCTAGAACACACCAAAACTcacgctcgctctctctctagAAGCTCCCAGGACCTTCTCTCTCTAGGAATTGTATTCTTCTGGTCACGGTTTTAATGGAGTTTTAGTTACTCTAGAATGGTGTTATTACAGGGTAACTTGGGCTTTGACGCTTTGTTATATCATGAAGCCTATTTCGTCTAGCCTTCGCAGCACTTTAGAAAGGAATTAAGTGAAATATGATCTAAATAAATTGTGAATGTGATGGAGCCTTAAGTCCATTGCATTTCCATCTTCATAATTTGTTTcccatttcaaatttcaattcatAATTTTCCAAACAAGCAAGTCTAATATTGGATAATTGCGGTTGTATATCATTGTAGATTTGCTTCTTTTCTACCGTTGTATATCATAGCAGTGTCTTTAATCAGGGAAATGATAGACAGAGGACGGTTGTACAGTTTCctgtgtttttaattaatttcaagcTCAGATTCTCCAACCTTAGGCCAAAGTATTCCATTAAGGTTTATTTCGATTTGTTGTTTTaaaacgtgatttttttttttaaaaaaaaaaaacacaaaagaacgGAAAGTGATTTCAAAACggataatttaataaaattgtgatttagtcttaaaaattacaatttaacttttaaaatcataccttttttttttcatttttaaattacaattttttaagaaCACACTccaaaatgatatatatttttttcaattgagaAATGTTGCACACACTCTCGCTCTCACACTTTCAAGTGCTAATCACTTTTAGATTTTAAATggattattattggattttggatctaatggtgatttttcaTTGTCATATCATTGAGTATAAACTTGAGAGTGTATGTAATATTTCTCTttcacaattttgtttaaaCTCGCACTTTTAACCTTCAAAATCGCAGGAGGAAACAAACTCTAACGTTGGTCCTctatatttcaaatgaaattgataatatctattttatggtcaatATTTAAAACTGATGCTTTTAACGTTGtacattatattatattttttaactttttttttttctaaaaaaagtgTGCCAATATTAATTGTTGATCAAagaatttattatattaatgataaatgttatttagtaaactgtcATATAACTGAAATGATGTAACAGCGAAAATTAagtattgatttttcttttttataagcaCTTGTTATCCAAAAGTTAATTTTCAATACTGTCATATAATTCTAGATGTATGACAGCCGTATAACAATTTAGTAAATAACATTACTAATATAAGTCTTATTAATATTGTAAGTATTTGACTTAATCgcggtataaaaaaaaaaatagaaaattaaattaaatctgaaACTTTAGAAAAATACAGTTTAAGACAGAAGCCAAATCCATATCGTATACAAAATCTACTAGTCAACCCATTCGTATATATATAGAGTCAGTTGTACTTCCTCGAGAATGGTAGCTACCAATTATTGTAAATTGgttcttacaaaaaataaaataaaataaaaattattgaaaattggAGATTCACTTCAAACgtaagagagagaaacagagaagagCCAGGCAAACAGCCAAGCAGAGTCGTATTCTTATCGCTTCTGTGTGTTTTGGCATTCCCCCTAAAGATGCTCGATCATCTTTTCCAGATTATTTGCAGCTGTTTTATTTGACCTTCCCCCCTTGCCTCTGACAGAAAAGTGGTCTTCCCCTCTGCAAAATAAATTTTGACGACAAAAATTAGGGACTCTCTTTCTGCCCAGACAGCTGTATGCCGTGATTCTCATGGCCGCATCATCAAAGTTATTTCCCAAATTAGCCTGCATTGTAATCCTGATTATGGTGAGGCCCTAGCTAGCTGCTCGTCTAGCAGTCTCCTGGGTAGTGTCTCTCAACCTTAGAGACTTTATTTTGCAAGGAGACTCTTTTGTTATGGTCTTGGCTTTGCAACATTACTCCCAAGTTCTAGATTGGATGATTGCGGATTTGATTTTCGACAACGTCTCTATTATCTCGTCCTCTTCCTCTTTAAAGACTCGAAAAATTTATGAAAGTACAAACTTATATCCCACCATGTGACTTTTTGGATTGCGATTAGAGCTCGCTCCGGTTGTATTCCCACATATTCTACTCTCCCACTTCCTTCTTTCCCATATGTAGTGAAAATTGTGACATTTTACATCGTTTAggaatggagatgtgcttatatgtataaatacaccTTTTTTGATACAATGCGTTTTAAAACTGTAATAGTCATGAACCAATTAGAactcgcagttaagcgtgcttctgtgagagtagtaccaggatgagAGATCTCCTGAGAAGTTtagttcgggggagccaaaagcggacaatattgtgttattgagagtgggtcgttacaaatggtataaGAGCCATTGTCCAACATGAGATGAGAGAGTGTGCACAAGCCCATTAGGATCGCTAACAGACACTCGTTGGGACACCAAGAATGGGGAGATTCCATGAGGGTCGCCAACGGGGGACGCCGAATTCCAAGATGGGGTGATTGTgccatcccacatcgcctgagaatgtggatgtgcttatatgtataaatgcacaatttttgacacaatgtgttttaaagccgttgtaacgcccccaaaccgctaggGTTAGGTTTGtccatttttttatacaaaactgcaaagattcataaggtcCGCCAGATAatctagctaatatgctgaatttaaataaattactagaaaaataattttaaactcaGAGCTTCAATAAATGCAGAAACGAGTATTTCGAAAAGAGTAATTATGTTTgatacaataaataaaaatcaaaagtaggactaaatttattgtgctggCGCACTATTAAGATGAAAGAAGtgcaatgtcctaatgctagcctagatcccattccggctgcctaggtctctctgttcataacctgaaaaaaaaaaataaaaataagggtgagcgagaaatacttagtaaggtaaccctcaaccataaaatggttgagttaaattcatttttcttcaaaacgattattaaaacacacttgaaatctaaattttcaGAATACCAAAGTAAAAGTTTGGCAATTTGCCTAAAGCGTAAAATTACcggttgataaataaaacttctcatatatagggcccatgtacactattacgccatgtatactagggttgcgcggtcaaTGCGACTCAGGCAgataaactgtggccacaggcctgcctcatcagctaattaatcaaagtgcacttagcatgacctagGGATGAATTACCGTCTTCTCAAAGTCCTTCAGCGGTTGcacttccatccaagcaacgatACTGAGCTTAAGCCTCTGTGAATCTcaaggccaaaataatagtctcctccacacgtgttcctcatttataaaaatatttctcattttcataactgttcttattttttttctttatgcttGGTAACTCTTAAGGCAACGTGTAAGATGATTTTTGCACTTCTCTTTTCATTACTATCAGAAAGTAGTAACTTCCCATCTCGGGAATAATATAAGTAATtgtctataattgaaaagccTTTTAGaactaaggcctcgtttggtttgcggaatgtctattccattaggaaaaggaataactattcatgggaatagatgaaggtggaatggaataactattcctattcttttgtttggttgtaacagtggaatagaacattgcatatgtattcttttgtttggtacagtgcaatacattggtgaatggaatcatattataatcaaatttcataaaacacccttataatacaaatataatttatattcttaaggacattttttttttctttatttaagaaacataaacaatcatactatgaccttttttttttttttttttaatttcacagagttcatggcttttttttttttttccataaacaattacgctacaaaatgatttataagggaaaaaaaaaacacacacacacacacactcagacataatcatcatatcaccatcaaaaaaataaataaataaataaataaaataaaatagatcatctgtaaagccctttttattttattcttttttatttgttttccagcaacaaacattcattctttgcttacaaagtaaaatgatttataagaaaaaaaaaataatcgtcataaaaaaaataaatcatctacaaagctctttttattttattattttttatttgtttttcaacaacaaacattcgttctttgcttacaaagttttttctCAAACCTCCACAAGACAATTGGAGTCCCCCCaatattaagaggtactcgttttgctacgtctaagtgcattctgtaggctaaatcataggaggaggaaaaaaaaaaaaaaagactaccccacaacaaattaagttggttgAAAAACAGAAAGAGgaggatgagaatataattgcagagatggagagagatactgatggtgcatttgagtgatgaatttttgaaatcagaattaaattcttattctgtttgcgaattttgagatttgactttttagaaaaaattaaataaaatatgatttgtttataaaaagttgaataaaatataatttgtttttttaaaaagttgaataaaatatgatttatttttgaaaaaagtagaatcagaattatattttattgtcaaaatttcgtatccaaacacaccatgagttgagaaacagagagagagagggataagagacttgggtgttgagagggttggggtttttgggcaaaagacgaattttatttattcccacaggaaaggaataggtattccactcctttttgagtggaatacatattcctcttcgtaagggaatagctattccgtgagaataactattcccttaaataatatacaaccaaacaaaggaatagctattccgtaggaatagctattcctttccatgggtctaatccgcaaaccaaacaaggcctaaggtttttctcaaactcgctgatttcaagaatattattTCCACCAATAACTTTTACATCAacactattttaaaacaatctTTTATGcaacaatataattttaaatacatgaCGAGAATAATTATTCACAAATATGCTAGAATAAATGGATAAAATAATTCGAGAacgggtagaggatcccttacatcTCTGGACACGGTATGTCATTCGACAGCTAACTAATCACCTggtacaggtttaaataaattaatatatcatGCTAGTCACTAGACGATACACTGATATCACTAAGATTCGTCTTGTTAGcctactgagaatggattcccTAAGTACATTTAACGACATTAATTACtcgaataatatttaaataattaaataagcaataacacattttcttttattgatattAGAAA contains the following coding sequences:
- the LOC133864668 gene encoding protein DETOXIFICATION 30-like encodes the protein MEDGQQPLLSSRGDQSQDQDQLQSAPVATNTSSAATFIAGAADIPPIKGPSDFFTQFLIESKKLWYLAGPAIFNSICKYSLGAITQVFAGHVGTLALAAVSIENSVIAGFSFGLMLGMGSALETLCGQAYGAGQIDMLGIYMQRSWVILLTTALIISPLYIFAEPLLKLIGQTEAISEAAGVFAIWMIPQLFAYAMNFPIAKFLQSQSKIMVMAAIGAVALVLHTFFSWLLMLKLGWGLVGAAVVLNLSWWFIVVAQLVYIFRGSCGRAWSGFSWKAFQNIWGFVRLSVASAVMLCLEVWYYMALILFAGYLKNAEVSVDALSICMNIVGWTIMVALGMNAAISVRVSNELGAAHPRTAKFSVGVAAGSSFMIGLVISLILILARNKYPSLFSSDTEVEAVVKQLTPILALCIVINNVQPVLSGVAIGAGWQAVVAYVNIACYYLFGVPLGLILGYKLDMGVKGIWYGMMTGTIVQTGVLFFIVYRTNWNKEASIAEDRIRKWRGPSEPTENDVEKTTET